The Streptomyces sp. NBC_01439 genome contains the following window.
CGCTGGCGGCACGTGGTGGCCCGCTACCACTCGGGCTCCATCAACCTGCGCTACCTGGCCCCGCCGACCCTCGTCTGCGCGATCGCCGCGAGCGTGGTCGTGGGCGTGACCGTCTCCCCCCTGGGCTTCCTCCTCCCGGCCGGCTACCTCGCGGCGATCACCGCGGGCTCCGTACCGGCGGGCAAGGGGCTCGGGATCAAGGCCCGGGCGCAGATCCCCGTCGCCCTGGCGACCATGCACCTGAGCTGGGGCTTCGGCTTCCTGACGAGCCCTCGGGCGCTGGCGAACAAGGTCATCGCGAGCCGCCGTCCGGCCGTGCAGCGGGACTCCTCGCAGGTCTGAGACGTACGAAGGGGCCCGGCCCGGGGGGTGCGCACCGTCGCAGCCGCCGGGCCGGCCCCCTTTCACGTGCGCGCTACCAGGTGAAGCCCGGCTGGATCGCCATGCAGGCGCCCTCGTTGTCGCCGTTGAGCGCGTGGGCCGAGGTTGGGGCCACGGTCGGGGCGGGCGGCGGCGGGGTGGGCGCGTTGCCGGTGCGCCAGTCCTTGCCCACGTACAGGGTGATCCCGGAGACCTCCTCGGACTTCTGCACCGAGGAGGCGGGCAGGCCCAGGGCGGTGGCCACGACACCCGCGTCGGCCGCTTGGGCGTCCGTGGCGTAGCGGACGACCGTGGTGTCCTCGGCGCCGGTCTGGGTGTCGGCGGTGGCCTTGGTGAAGCCCTTGCCGGTCAGCAGCGAGGCCACCTCGTTCGCCCGGTTCTTGACGCGGGTCTCGGCGCCGGCCTTGCCGCTCGTGGCGTTGCGGACGGCGACCGCGATATTCGCGGCAGCCGCGCCCGGTGCCGTGGTCGGTGCCGTGGTGGGGGCCGTGGTGGGGGCCGTGGTGGGTGACGTACTCGGGGCGGCCGGCGTCGGCGTTCCCGCGGACGCGGACGCGGAGGCGCCCGGGGACGGCGAGGCGCCCTCCGCCGGGGTCCCGGAGCCCTTGCCGTCGAGCGCGATGTCCTCGCGGACCATCCGGAACACGGCCTCGGCCTCGTCCGCCATGGGCTCGACCCGACCGTCCAGGCCGGGCTTGGTGCTGTAGACCCACGGCATGGTGGTCATGGTGATCCGGCCCGGGGGAACCTTCTTGAGCTCCATGCTCAGGTCGTACAGCTTGTCGATCTTGTCCAGCCCGGGGTCCACGACCATGGCCTCGATCGCCGCCTGCGCCAGGCTGTTGAGCTTCACCGGGTTGGTGAGCTTGGCGTTCTTGCGGAACTCGCGGGACATCGACGTCATGTACTGGTGCTGGGCATGGGTGCGGCCGATGTCGGTGCCGTCCTCGAAGCCGTAACGGGTGCGCAGCCACTGCAGGGCCTGCTCGCCCTGGATGACGCTCGTGCCCTTGGGCAGCTTCAGGCCGGAGCCCTTGCCGTCACGGGTGCGGGAGTGGACGTTCTCCTCCACGCAGACCGGGACGCCGCCGATGGCGTCCGCCATCGAGACCACGCCCTTGAAGTCGATCATCATGAAGTGATCGATGGGGATCTTGGTCAGTTCTTGCCAGGTGGCGACCGTGCAGCCCGGACCGCCGCGCTGCAGGGACTCGTTGGTCTGCACGAGGCCCTTGCTGGCGGGGTGCACCTTGCCGGCAGGCTCGGTGCACTTGGGCATCATCAGCATCGTGTCGCGCGGCATCGAGACGACCGACATGTTGCTGCGGTCCGCGGACAGGTGCAGCAGCATCTGCACGTCCGCCAGCGGCGGGCCGTCGAAGGTGTCCGTGGCCCCGCCCAGGGCCTGGTTCGCCGCGTCGTCGCGCGCGTCGGAACCGATCAGCAGGATGTTCAGCGGGGTCTGCCCGGAGGCGTTGGGCTTGGAACCGCCCAGTTTGGTCTCACCGAGGTTCAGCGCGTCCGTTTGGATGGCGCCGTTCAAGTGGCGGTAGTACAGGTATCCGGCGGCCGCCGTCCCGAGTATCAGCAGGGACAGCACGGAGGCCGTCCAGCGCAGCACGCGCCGCCGGCCCTGCCTGCGGGTGGGGCCGCTGCCGGCCTCCGGGCGGCCCGCCCCGGAGCCGCCCCGCTGTGGGGGCACCGTGCCGGACGCCGCCGCCCCGCCGCCGGATATCTCCTCCCCGGCTGCCTGGGCGTTCGCCCCCTCCCCTCGCACGCTGCTGCGCCTCACACGTCCCCCTCAAGATCCTTCTTGGTCAACAGAGCGCCGGTGTCACCGGCCGAGTCCTGTTACTTGGCGCAGATCGCCTTGTCGGCCTGCGCCCGCTGCACGTCCTCGGGCAGCTGCTGGGGTACCGGGGCCGCCAGCGGGGCGCCCGGCTGCTGGAAGTCCGGACCCAGCGTCAGCTTCATCGGGGTCTTCGCCGAAGCGTCCGCCGTCCCCACCTTCAGCGCGGTCGCGGGCAGGCCCATGATGTCCGCCAACGCCCGGGCCTGGTCGGCCTGGTTGGGGGCGTACTCCAGCTGCGTGGCGCCGACCTTCTCGGGCGCGTTGCCGACGTTGCTGGACTTCTGCACGCCCTTGCTGTTCTGCAGCCAGTTCAGCGTGGTGGAGGCGGAGCCCTTCGGGCCGCCGCCGTTGTAGATGCTCACCCGTACGTCCGCAGCAGCCGCGCGGGTGCCCTGGAGCTGGGCGTCCTGCTTGGCCTTCGCGTCCGCGTCGGCCGCCTCCTTGGCGGCCTGCTCCTTCTTCTCGACCTCCGTGAGCGAGACGTCCCCCCGGATCATCTGCAACAGCGGGTCGGCCAGGGCGTGGTCGACGACGACGGTCGCCTTCTTGCCCACCGGTTCGGCCGGGTTGTCGAGCACCGGCAGGGTGGTGAAGGTGATGTTCTTCGTGTCGATGCCCTTCAACTCGCCCGCCAGATCGGTGAGTTTGCCGATGGACCCGATCCCCGAGTCCACGCCGAGGGACTTGGTGGCGGCCTCCGCGAGGGAGAGGAACTTCTTGGGGCTGGTCAGCGTCTCCTTCGACTTCATCTCACGCATCATGGAACCCAGGAACTGCTGCTGGATCCTGATCCGGTCGAGGTCGCTGTTGTTGCCGAAGCCGTGCCGGGTGCGGACGAAGGCGAGGGCCTGTTCGCCCTCCAGCCGGTGTTCGCCGGCGTCCAACTTGAGGTGGGAACCCTCCTCGTCGTTGACGGCCTTGTCCAGGCACACCGGTACTCCGCCGACCGCCGTGCTCAGCGTCTTGACGGCGTTGAAGTCGGCCATCATGAAGTGGTCGACCTCGATGCCGGTGAGTTCCTTGACCGTGCGCATCGTGCAGCCCGCGTCGCGCCCCTCCTGGCCCAGGCTGGTGTTGAAGCGGGTGCCCTTGGTGGGTGCGATCGTCTTCGTCGATCCGTCCGGCTGTTTCGTCGGGCAGGCCGGGATGTTGGCGATCAGGTCGCGGGGGATGGAGAGCGCGGTCGCGTTGGTCCGGTCCTTGGAGACGTGGAACAGGATCGTGGTGTCGGCGTGGCCGACGCTGTCCTTGTCCCCGTAGTTCTCGTTGCCCGCGCCGGTGCGCTTGTCGGTTCCGATGACCAGGATGTTGATGGGCTGGTCCTTCTTGAAACCGCCGGTGCCCGCGCCCGCCACATCGGTGACGCTGAGGTTGCCGTTCAGGTGGTCGTAGTAGAGGTACCCCGCCACGGCACCGCCGACCAGCAGGAACGCCACCACTCCGCCGGTGATGGCCAGCCCCTTCTTGCGGCGTCCACCGCCGCCGCCGCCCGCGCCCTTGCGCGAGCGCCCGCCGCGCCGACCGCCGCCGGGGGGCGGGTCGCCGCGACGCGGCCTCGGCACCCCGGGGGAGGGGGTGGTGGGGGTTGGGGGAGCAGACGGTGATCTGCGGGGTGCGGTGACCTTGGGCCGCGCTTGCGCGGCGGAGTCGGCCAGTCGCAGTTCGTAGTTGCCGGTGCGGGGATTGAGCACCCACTGGTCGGCGGGGTCGATCTCGTCCGCCCGTCCACGGCTTTGCGCATCCACGGTTGCTCGAATCCTCCGTCGGTGCCTCGCGACGCGCCTCCCCCAGGCGCACGGTCAACGATCCGGCTGCTGGTGCCCGTTTCTGATCCGGCCGGGCACCGGATCGCTCACCTTATCCGCCCTGTTCGGCGGCAAACCATGCTGGTGACAAATTCCACTCACCTTATAACGGGGCGAACCGCCCATCCCACTCGGTTCGGTCACCGGCTTTTGGGATTGCTTTACCGGCAGTCGGCGTTGCCCGCAGTGGTTCCCGTAAAGGTAGGGACGGGTGCCTGAGGTGTGATGGTTCCCCCGTCGGTGGAGTCCGTGTTCGAACCGGCCCCCGTGTCCGACCCCGCGGCCTCCGCCGGACGTGCGGTCGGGGTGGGCTCCGGCGGGGCGACCGTGACCGGCTTGTCCGTCCGCAGCTGTTGGAACAGCCGCGCCGCATCGGGCTCGACCAGCTCGTCCCGGTTCGGGTCGGGCGAGTACGGCTTGCGGGGCACCGTCAGGAACTTGACCTGATCGGTCGGTATGTCCCGCATGCCCCGCACGAGTTCGTACAGGCCACGCAGCGAGGCCAGTGCCGGGTCCGTGGTCACCGAGGAGGTCGCCGCGTCCAACAGCGGGTACAGCCGCGCCGGATTCAGCAGCACCCCGTTGCTCTGCACCTTCTTGACGAGCGAACCGAGGAACTGCTGCTGCCGGTCCATCCGTTCGGTGTCACTGCCGTTGCCCAGGCTGTGGCGGGCGCGGACGTATCCCAGCGCCTGCTCGCCCCGCAGGGTCTGGCGTCCGGCGGCCAGCCGCAGCTTGGCCTCGGCATCGTCCACCGGCTCCTTGAGGCAGACCTCCACCCCGCCGATGGCATCGACCATCTTCTTGAACCCACTGAAATCGATCACCATGTGATGGTCGACACGGATCCCGGTCAGCTTCTCAACGGTACGGATCGTGCAGGCGGCCCCGCCCCACTGGAACGCCCAGTTGAACTGCGCGAACCGTTCGACGGTGCGGCTCCCGTCCACCTGCCGGCACGAGGGGATGTCCGTCATCAGGTCCCGGGGTATCGACACGGCGGTCGCGCTCCTGCGGTCCTGCGGCAAGTGCAGCAGGATCGTGGTGTCCGAGCGCTCGGTGCCCTTGTCCCGCCCGTACCCGGCGTTGTTCCGGCCGGAGCGCGAGTCCGAGCCGATCAGCAGGATGTTCTGGGCCCCGGTGGCCAGGTGCGCCGGGCGCTCGCGCTCGTAGCGCCTCAGTTCGGCCGCGGCCGAGGTGTCCTCGGTGATGTTCCCGTCGAGCTTGTTGTAGAGCCACCAGCCGGTGGCCGTACCCGCCAGGACCAGGAAGGCCATCCCGAGGCCGACCCAGCGCAGCAGCCGGCGCCGACGCCCGCGGCTGCGCGGGGGCCGCCCCGCACCCCCGGCCGCGTCGGTGCCGCCCGGTATGTCTGCGCTGTCCGTCACTGGCGTCCGTCCCCTCGCCGCTACGACTGCGGGCCGTCGGCCGTAAGGGTGAGCACGGCCACTGCCGATGCTGCCCCCGGGGCGCCGGAGCAGCCCGGGGGCAGGGGCTCGTCAAGGGCCGTTCGGGTGACAAATCGCCCGCACCTGCCCTCCACCAGTGTGGGCGACGGGCCTCCGGGCGGCGATCAGACGGTGTGGGTGACGCGCTCGCTCTCGCTGCGCTGCGCCAGCCCGTCCGCCGGGAGTCGGTCCAGGTTCCGGCACAGCACCACGGACCCGCCCGCGGCCAGCGCGGCGTAGAGTCCGGCCGAGAGCCCGTCCCAGGTGTCGTAGCCGAGCCCGGTCAGCACCCGCGAGCCCTCGCCGAGGCCGAGCTTCGCCGCGTCCTCGCGGGCGCGGGCCACCAGCGCCGTGTGCGTGAGCTCCTCGCCGCCGACGACCAGCGCCGGGCCATCGGGATCCACCGGCACGAAGGGCGCGAAGCGGTCTCCCTGCCCCGGCACCTCCACCGCGTAGTCGGCGAACCCGGCCGGCGGCTGCGGGAACCGTCCGCCGAGCGGCCGCAGCGCGAGCGCGACCCGCTCACCGCCGCACGCCAGGGCCTCCTCCAGGGTGTCCGGCCCGCTGACGACGAGGTCCGCACCGGCCGGGTCCCCGCCCACCTCGACGACGACCCCCACGGAGGCGCAGGCGAGCAGCCACACGGCGCTCTGCCAGTGCGCCGGGAGCATCAGCGCGAGCCGGTCCCCGGGCTCGGCCCCCAGGTCGCCCTGGAGCAGATTGGCGGTCTTGGCCACCCAATTGGCGAAGGTCGCGACGGACAATTCGACGCGTTCGCCGGTGGCATCGTCGTAGAAGGTGACGAGCGGGCGGCCCGGATCGGCGGCGAGCGCGGATCGCAGCAGGTCGGCAGGGGTGCGGTCAGTGGCGTTCACCCGGCACAGCGTACGCGGGCCCGTCCCTCGTACGGGGGCCGTCGGCTCCTCCGTACGGGGTAGGGGTATCCGCGGCGGGCCGGACGGGGCGTCAGTTCTCGGATGGCGCCCGGCGATCCGCGTGCTCACCATCCTTTTCATGCGTGGATTCCTTGCTTCCTCGATCGGCGTCGCGACGGCCGCCGTACTGACCCTGCCCCTCGCGCTGCCCACCCCCGCCCTGGCCGAGACCGCCCCCGCAACCCCCGCCGGGTCCACCCAATCGCTGCCGCTCGTCCCGCTGGGACCCTCGGCGACGCGGGCGCCCGGAGTCCCCGGAACGAGCGCCTCCCCGGGCCGCCCCGAGACGCAGGGCCTGACCGCACGCGAGGTGAAGACGTTCTCGCTGGTCGGCGTGGTCTGGGACGACGCGGCCACCGAACTGCACGGCCGGGTCCAGGTGCGGACCCGCTCCACCCGGACCGCCACCTGGTCGGACTGGCAGGACGTGGAAACCCACAACGGCGAGCACGCCGCCGACCCCGACGCGGCGGAACGCGGTGCGCGCCCGATCCGCGGCGCCACCGCCCCGCTGTGGGTGGGCGAGTCCGACGCCGTGGAGATCCGCGTCCAGGCCGAATCCGGCGCCCCGACCACCCGCGCCCCCTCCCGACTGCCCACGGGCATGCGGATTGAGCTCGTCGACCCGGGCGCGGAACCCCCCGCCACGGGCTCCGACGGCAAGAACACCGGCCCCGGCGACGGCAAGGGCGAGGTGGCGGTGCCCGCCATGACGATGGAGACGGCGGAGTCCTCCGCGGCGAACGTCCCGCACGCCTCGCTCGGCGCGAACGAGATCACCGCACTCGACAAGGCCGACTCCACCGCCGACGCGATCTTCGCGAGCGACGGCGAACTGGCCGCGGCGGCCGCCCCGTACATCGGCCCGCGCCCGCGGATCGTCACCCGCAAGGGCTGGGGCGCGAACGAGAGCCTGCGCGAGCCCGGCTTCGTCTACACCAGCACGGTCAAGGCGGCCTTCGTCCACCACAGCGCCTCCGGCAACAACTACGCCTGCAAGGACGCTCCCGCGGTCCTGCGCAGCCTGTACCGCTACCACGTGATCAGCAACGGCTGGCGGGACTTCGGCTACAACTTCGCCGTCGACAAGTGCGGCACGGTCTACGAGGGCCGCGCGGGCGGCGTCTCCAAGGCGGTCCTCGGCGCGCACACCATGGGCTTCAACACCAACAGCATGGGCGTCGCGGTGCTGGGCACCTTCACCTCCACGACCCCGCCGGCGGCGGTGGTCAACTCGGTCGCCCGCCTCACGGCCTGGAAGCTCGGCCTCTTCGGCCGGGACCCGCGCGCGAAGACCAACCTGACGTCGGGCGGGGGCAACCGCTACCCCAAGGGCAGGAGCGTGTCGATGAACGTCATCTCCGGCCACCGGGACGGCTTCGCCACCCAGTGCCCGGGCACGAAGCTCTACGGCAAGCTCGGCGCCGCCCGCACGGCCTCGGCGAAGCTCCAGGGCCGCCCGTAGCCTCCGACGGTCCGCAGGGTTCCTGGGCGCGGCGCCGTTGCCGGGGCTCGGCCCCACACCCCCTACGGCGCTCCGCGCGGGGTCCGGGGCGGAGCCCCGGTCTTTCGGCCGCGCCGGCGTTCGGGGCGGAGCTCCGGGGGAGATGCGGCCGGGCCGGGCTACGCTCGACACATGGCCGGCCGCTTCGATCCCCTCACCCGCGCCGCGGTCCGCGGCGGCCGCACCGACGTACCCGCGGGCCGGGGCGCCGCCGCCGGCTCCGGGGCCCGGGAACGCCACTGGATCCCCGACGGCCCCGTAGACCTCGGCCTCACCCTCGGCCCGCTCCGC
Protein-coding sequences here:
- a CDS encoding LCP family protein, producing MTDSADIPGGTDAAGGAGRPPRSRGRRRRLLRWVGLGMAFLVLAGTATGWWLYNKLDGNITEDTSAAAELRRYERERPAHLATGAQNILLIGSDSRSGRNNAGYGRDKGTERSDTTILLHLPQDRRSATAVSIPRDLMTDIPSCRQVDGSRTVERFAQFNWAFQWGGAACTIRTVEKLTGIRVDHHMVIDFSGFKKMVDAIGGVEVCLKEPVDDAEAKLRLAAGRQTLRGEQALGYVRARHSLGNGSDTERMDRQQQFLGSLVKKVQSNGVLLNPARLYPLLDAATSSVTTDPALASLRGLYELVRGMRDIPTDQVKFLTVPRKPYSPDPNRDELVEPDAARLFQQLRTDKPVTVAPPEPTPTARPAEAAGSDTGAGSNTDSTDGGTITPQAPVPTFTGTTAGNADCR
- a CDS encoding peptidoglycan recognition protein family protein; the encoded protein is MRGFLASSIGVATAAVLTLPLALPTPALAETAPATPAGSTQSLPLVPLGPSATRAPGVPGTSASPGRPETQGLTAREVKTFSLVGVVWDDAATELHGRVQVRTRSTRTATWSDWQDVETHNGEHAADPDAAERGARPIRGATAPLWVGESDAVEIRVQAESGAPTTRAPSRLPTGMRIELVDPGAEPPATGSDGKNTGPGDGKGEVAVPAMTMETAESSAANVPHASLGANEITALDKADSTADAIFASDGELAAAAAPYIGPRPRIVTRKGWGANESLREPGFVYTSTVKAAFVHHSASGNNYACKDAPAVLRSLYRYHVISNGWRDFGYNFAVDKCGTVYEGRAGGVSKAVLGAHTMGFNTNSMGVAVLGTFTSTTPPAAVVNSVARLTAWKLGLFGRDPRAKTNLTSGGGNRYPKGRSVSMNVISGHRDGFATQCPGTKLYGKLGAARTASAKLQGRP
- a CDS encoding TIGR03089 family protein translates to MNATDRTPADLLRSALAADPGRPLVTFYDDATGERVELSVATFANWVAKTANLLQGDLGAEPGDRLALMLPAHWQSAVWLLACASVGVVVEVGGDPAGADLVVSGPDTLEEALACGGERVALALRPLGGRFPQPPAGFADYAVEVPGQGDRFAPFVPVDPDGPALVVGGEELTHTALVARAREDAAKLGLGEGSRVLTGLGYDTWDGLSAGLYAALAAGGSVVLCRNLDRLPADGLAQRSESERVTHTV
- a CDS encoding LCP family protein, with the protein product MRRSSVRGEGANAQAAGEEISGGGAAASGTVPPQRGGSGAGRPEAGSGPTRRQGRRRVLRWTASVLSLLILGTAAAGYLYYRHLNGAIQTDALNLGETKLGGSKPNASGQTPLNILLIGSDARDDAANQALGGATDTFDGPPLADVQMLLHLSADRSNMSVVSMPRDTMLMMPKCTEPAGKVHPASKGLVQTNESLQRGGPGCTVATWQELTKIPIDHFMMIDFKGVVSMADAIGGVPVCVEENVHSRTRDGKGSGLKLPKGTSVIQGEQALQWLRTRYGFEDGTDIGRTHAQHQYMTSMSREFRKNAKLTNPVKLNSLAQAAIEAMVVDPGLDKIDKLYDLSMELKKVPPGRITMTTMPWVYSTKPGLDGRVEPMADEAEAVFRMVREDIALDGKGSGTPAEGASPSPGASASASAGTPTPAAPSTSPTTAPTTAPTTAPTTAPGAAAANIAVAVRNATSGKAGAETRVKNRANEVASLLTGKGFTKATADTQTGAEDTTVVRYATDAQAADAGVVATALGLPASSVQKSEEVSGITLYVGKDWRTGNAPTPPPPAPTVAPTSAHALNGDNEGACMAIQPGFTW
- a CDS encoding LCP family protein, with the translated sequence MDAQSRGRADEIDPADQWVLNPRTGNYELRLADSAAQARPKVTAPRRSPSAPPTPTTPSPGVPRPRRGDPPPGGGRRGGRSRKGAGGGGGGRRKKGLAITGGVVAFLLVGGAVAGYLYYDHLNGNLSVTDVAGAGTGGFKKDQPINILVIGTDKRTGAGNENYGDKDSVGHADTTILFHVSKDRTNATALSIPRDLIANIPACPTKQPDGSTKTIAPTKGTRFNTSLGQEGRDAGCTMRTVKELTGIEVDHFMMADFNAVKTLSTAVGGVPVCLDKAVNDEEGSHLKLDAGEHRLEGEQALAFVRTRHGFGNNSDLDRIRIQQQFLGSMMREMKSKETLTSPKKFLSLAEAATKSLGVDSGIGSIGKLTDLAGELKGIDTKNITFTTLPVLDNPAEPVGKKATVVVDHALADPLLQMIRGDVSLTEVEKKEQAAKEAADADAKAKQDAQLQGTRAAAADVRVSIYNGGGPKGSASTTLNWLQNSKGVQKSSNVGNAPEKVGATQLEYAPNQADQARALADIMGLPATALKVGTADASAKTPMKLTLGPDFQQPGAPLAAPVPQQLPEDVQRAQADKAICAK